CAGGGCGGTCTCCAGGAAGATCTGGCCGTCGGTGATCGAGATCACGTTGGTCGGCACGAAGGCGGACACGTCGCCGGCCTGCGTCTCGATGATGGGCAGCGCCGTCAGCGAGCCGGTCTTGCCCTTGACCTCGCCCTTGGTGAAGGCCTCGACGTAGTCGGCGTTGACGCGTGCGGCGCGCTCCAGCAGGCGGCTGTGCAGGTAGAACACGTCGCCCGGGTAGGCCTCGCGGCCCGGCGGGCGGCGCAGCAGCAGCGACACCTGGCGATAGGCCACGGCCTGCTTGGACAGGTCGTCGTAGACGATCAGCGCGTCCTGGCCGCGGTCGCGGAAGTACTCGCCCATGGTGCAGCCGGAGTAGGCCGACACGTACTGCATGGCCGCGGATTCGGAGGCCGAGGCGGCGACGACGATGGTGTACTCCATCGCACCGTTGGCTTCCAGCGCGCGCACGATGTTCTTGATCGTGGACGCCTTCTGCCCGATGGCGACGTACACGCAGGTCATGTTCTGACCCTTCTGGTTGATGATCGTGTCGACCGCCACCGCGCTCTTGCCGGTCTGGCGGTCGCCGATGATCAGCTCGCGCTGGCCGCGGCCCACGGGCACCATCGAGTCGATCGACTTGAGGCCGGTCTGCACCGGCTGGTCCACCGACTGGCGGGCGATCACGCCCGGTGCGACCTTCTCGATGACGTCGGTCATCTTGGCGTTGATCGGGCCCTTGCCGTCGATGGGCTGGCCCAGCGCGTTGACCACGCGGCCGATCAGCTCGGGACCGACGGGCACCTCCAGGATGCGGCCGGTCGTCTTGACGGTGTCGCCTTCCGAGATGTGCTCGTACTCGCCCAGGATCACCGCGCCGACGGAGTCGCGCTCCAGGTTCAGCGCCAGGCCGATGGTCGGCACGCCGCCCGGGGCCGCGGGGAACTCCAGCATCTCGCCGGCCATGACCTCCGACAGGCCGTGCACGCGGCAGATGCCGTCGGTCACGGACACCACGGTGCCCTGGTTGCGCACGTCCGTCGTGGCCTTCAGGCCCTCGATGCGGCTCTTGATCAGTTCGGAAATCTCAGCGGGATTCAGTTGCATTGCTTGCTCCCAGACGGCGTTTGAGGCGGCCTGATGGGGTGATCGATCCGTGGGCGGTGGCGCTGGCGTCGGGTGAGGGGCTCAGGCCGTCAGCGCGGCCTTCATCTGCTCGAGCCGGGCCTTGACCGAGGTGTCCAGCACCTCGTCGCCGACCACGACCCGGATGCCGCCGATCAGCTCGGGGTCGACCTCGACGCTGCGGATCGCCAGCCGACGGCCGAAGCGGCGCTCCAGCGCCTGGCCGATCTCGGCGCGCTGGGCGTCGTCGATCGGGAAGGCGCTGGTGACCACCGCATCGGCCACGCCGGTGCGCTCGTTGATCAGCGCCTGGAACTGGCGGGCGACCTCGGGCAGGGCGTCCAGGCGGTCGTTGTCGACCACCGCCGCCAGCAGGTTCGCCACCGGCGGCGACAGCGGCCCGCCCTGCTGCTGCGTGGCGAGGTCGGCGAGCAGTTGCACCACCTGCTCGCGCGGCACGCCCGGGTGGTGGGCGAACGCGCGCAGGCCGGGGTCGCCGGCCAGCGCGCCCAGCAGCTGCAGCTGGGTCGACGTGGCCTGGTCGCCGCCGGCCTTCAGCAGCGCTTCGGCGTAGGGACGGGCGATGGTGGCGATTTCGGCCATGGGGTCAGAGCTCGCTCTTCAGACGGCCCAGCAGCTCGGCGTGGACCTGCGGGTTGACCTCGCGGCGCAGGATGGCCTCGGCGCCCTTGACGGCCAGTGCGGCCACCTCGTCGCGCAGCGCCTCGCGGGCACGGATCGACTGCTGCTCGGCCTCGGCCTTGGCAGCGGCGACGATCTTGGCGCCCTCTTCCTCGGCACGGCGCTTCGCGTCCTCGACCAGGCCCTGGGCCATGCGCTCGGCGTCGGCGATGCGCTTGCCCGCCTCGTCGCGGGTGGCGGCCAGCTGCTCCTCGACCTTGCGGTTGGCCTGCGCCAGTTCGCTCTTGGCCTTGTCGGCGGCGGCCAGTCCGGCAGCGATCTTGGCGGCGCGCTCGTCCAGCGCCTTCGTGATCGGCGGCCAGATGAAGCGCATGGTGAACCAGACCAGGATCGCGAAGACGATCGCCTGCAGGAACAGGGTTGCGTTGATGTTCACGGCACGATCCTTTCGGTCGTGGGCTTCGCGGCGGCGGCGATCAGGCCAGCACGAAGGGGTTGGCGAAGGCGAACAGCAGCGCGATGGCCACGCCGATCAGGAAGGCCGCGTCGATCAGACCGGCCAGGATGAACATCTTGGTCTGCAGCTCGTTCATCAGCTCGGGCTGACGGGCAGAGGCCTCGAGGTACTTGCCGCCCATCAGCGCGATGCCGATGGAAGCGCCGATGGCGCCCAGGCCGACGATGAGACCGCAAGCCAGCGCGACGAGACCGAGGATGTTTTCCATGATTGCTCCTAGTTAGAGGACGAGAGAAACGAACGAACGGAGGGGAAGGGAACCGCAGGTCAGTGCGCGTCGTGCGCCTGGCCCACGTAGATCAGCGCGAGCATCATGAAGATGAACGCCTGCAGCGTGATCACGAGGATGTGGAACAGCGTCCACACGGTGCCGGCGACGACGTGGCCGATGGCCAGGCCGATGCCGGTGGCCGACAGCGTGAAGGCGCCGCCCATCAGCGCGATCAGCATGAAGACGAGTTCGCCGGCGAACATGTTGCCGAACAGCCGCATGCCGTGCGAAACGGTCTTGGCCAGGAACTCGATCATCTGCATGAGGAAGTTGAACGGCCACAGCGCCCAGTGCGCGCCGAACGGGGCCGAGATCAGCTCGTGGCCCCAGCCGCCCAGGCCCTTGATCTTGATGTTGTAGAACAGGCAGACCAGCAGCACGCTCACCGACAGGCCGAGCGTGGTGGAGAGGTCGGCGGTGGGCACCACGCGCAGGTAGTCGCTGTGGCCCAGGGCCGGACCGGCGACGTGCCAGATGCCGGGCAGCAGGTCCACCGGCAGCATGTCCATGAAGTTCATCAGGAAGATCCAGACGAACACGGTCAGCGCCAGCGGCGAGACCAGCTTGCGGCTCTTCTCGTTGTGGATCACGCCCTTGGCCTGGCTCTCGACCATCTCGGCCAGGATCTCCACCGCCGCCTGGAAGCGGCCCGGCACGCCGGAGGTGGCCTTGCGCGCCGCGCGCCACAGCAGGAAGCAGCCGATGGCGCCGAGCACCAGCGAGAAGAAGACGCTGTCGAGGTTGAAGACGCTGAAGTCGACGATGGACTTCTGGCTCACGTTCTCGAACGAGAAGTCCTTCTGCAGGTGCCGAAGGTGGTGCTGGATGTACTCGCCAGCGGTGGGCGCATTCGCGTCGGCTGCCATCTTTCCTAGAACCTCAAGCGTCGTTTGACTTCACCCGGCCCCGCCACAGCAGGGCCAGCCAGTTGACCTTCATGCACAGCACCAGGGCCGCCAGCAGCGCAGGCCAGCTGAGCGGCACCACCAGCTTCGGCGCCAACAACAGCAGGCCGACCGAGGCCCCGAGCTTGACGAACTCCCACGCCAGGAAGCGAAGGGCCATCGCGCCCGCATTCGGGACATTCGATTTGCCGGACAGGCCGATGACCATCAGGGCGGTCGGTGCGGTCACCGCGAAAGCGCCATAAAGCGCCGACGCGGCCACCGAGCCCCGGCCCGACCAGCCCCACGCCAGCACGGCGACGAGAGCCCCGACGGCGGCCTGGGCCGCCACCAGCCGCCACAGTGACAGTGGCGGCTGACCGGCGCGAAGACGCTGCGCTTCGTCGCGCGTCAGCGGCCGGATCGGTTCGTCGTCGTGCTCGTCCTCGGCCGTCTCGTGGTCCCGCCAGGCCGTGGCCCGCAAGGGGCGCGGCATCTGTTGGGGCATGGGAAGGCGTTGGAGGGGGCTGCGAACAGCAAAGCCTAGGGATTATACGTGGTAACCACCGCGCATCGACAGCCTTTAGAAAGGATGCACCAGCGCCCACGCACCAGCGTGCGGCATCGGCACCACAGCGCAGCACGACGGCGGCGCTGGCGGCCGGGCCGCCCGCCCGCGCGCTGCACGGGCCGCCCGGTCGCTGCATCATGCGGCCCCATGCCGACCGCCCCCCTGGCCCGACCGCAGCGCCGATCGCCGATGGCATGCACCGCACCGGTCCGCTGGCGCGCCATGCGGACGCTGGCCGGCCTGATGGCCTGCCTGTCGCTCGCCGGCTGCGGCAGCGCCGGGCCGCTGCCCGAGACGACGGGCGAGGGTGCGCGCCGCGAGGACGGCCGCTACCAGAACCGGCAGCCCGGCTTCGAGCCCAAGGCGTTCACCGAGCTGCTGCGCTGGCGCTGGCAGGCGCTGCGCGAGGGCCTGCCCAAACCACCGCGCGAGCCCATCCCCACCGAAGCGCCCGACACCGCCTTCATCCGGGCCAACGCCGGCGCCGGTGCGGCGATGGTGCCGGCGGTGACGTGGATCGGCCACGCCACCGTGCTGGTGCAGGCGGGCGGGCTCAACCTGCTCACCGACCCCGTCTTCTCGGAGCGCGCCTCGCCGCTGACGTGGATCGGCCCGAAGCGCGCGCAGCCGCCGGCCCTCGACCCCGGCACGCTGCCCCGCATCGACGTGGTCGTGATCTCGCACAACCACTACGACCACCTCGACGAGGCCAGCGTGAAGGCACTGGCCGCCCAGCGCGGCGGCTCGCCGCTGTTCGTCGTGCCGCTGGGCCTGAAGGCCTGGCTGGCCGAACACGGCATCACCAACGCCGTCGAGCTGGACTGGTGGCAGGGCCACCGCATCGGCGACACCGAGGTCGTGCTGACGCCGGTGCAGCACTGGTCGGCGCGCGGCCTCGGCGACCGCATGAAGACGCTGTGGGGCGGCTATGCGGTGCTGCAACCCGGCTTCCGCTGGTTCTTCGCCGGGGACACCGGCTACTCGCAGGACTTCCAGGAGATCGCCGGCCGGCTGGCGCCGCGCCTGGGCGGTGTCGGCTTCGACCTCGCGCTGCTGCCCATCGGCGCCTACGAGCCGCGCTGGTTCATGCAGCCCCAGCACGTCAACCCTGCCGAGGCGGTGCAGATCCACCGCGACCTCGGGGCGCGCCGCTCGCTCGGCATCCATTGGGGAACCTTCGCGCTGACAGACGAATCGTTGGACGAGCCGCCGCGGGCGCTGGCGCTCGCGCGTCGGGCCGCCGGTCTGGCGGACGACACCTTCTTCGTCACGCCGATCGGCCGCACGCAACGGCTGGACTCGCGCCCCGCGCCATGACGGCCGGAACCCGCCGCCCGGCCGCCCTTCCAAACCGCATGCCCTTTCCCGCCCTGCGCTTCGTCGTCCCGGCCGTCCTGCTCGCCGCCCTGCTGCCCGCGACCTCGCGGGCGCAGACGACCACGGTCACCACCGAGCAGGTCCGCGCCGAACTGGTCGCCGACGCACCGCAGGGCGTGGTGCCCGGCGCGCCGGTGATGCTGGGCCTGCGGCTGCAGCACGCGCCGCACTGGCACACCTACTGGAAGAACCCGGGCGACTCCGGCCTGCCGACCCTGCTGACCTGGACGCTGCCGCTCGGCGTCGAAGCCGGCGACATCGAATGGCCACTGCCGAAGCGGCTGCCGGTGGGCCCGCTGATGAACCACGGCTACGAAGGCGAAGTGCTGCTGCCGGTGCCGCTCACCGTGCCGCCCGGCTTCGCGGCGCCGACGCTCGACGTCCGGCTCAAGGCCGAATGGCTGGTGTGCAAGGAGGTCTGCATCCCGCAGTCCGGCGAGTTCCGGCTGCAGCTGCCGACACAGGCCGCCACCGCCGGCCACCGCGCGCTGTTCGACGCCGCGCGGCGCGCGCTGCCGCAGCCGCTGGCCGATGCCCGCGCCGAGGCCCGCCTCGAGGACCACGCGCTGGTGCTGGAGGTCGGCGCACTGCCGGCCGCCTGGCGTGGCCAGTCGCTGCAGTTGCTGCCCGAGACGCCCGCGGTGCTGGCCGCGGCGGCCACGCCGCAGCAGCAGTGGCAGGCCGAGCGCTACACCGCCCGCCTGCCGCTCGCGCCCGAGCGCGCCGAGGCGCCGGCCATGCTGCCGCTGGTGCTCGCCACCGCCGCCGGCCAGTCGGTGCGCATCGAGGTGCCGGTGCGGGGCCCCTGGCCGGCCCCCGGCAGCACGCCGGCGCCGGCGCCGTCGGCGGAGCCGATCGGCGCCGTGCCGACCGACGGCGCGCTGCCCGCCACGCTGGCACTGGCCTTCCTCGGCGGCCTGCTGCTCAACCTCATGCCCTGCGTGTTCCCGGTGCTGTCGTTGAAGCTGCTGTCCTTCGCCGCCCGCCGCGACAGCGGCCGCCAGCGGGTGGCCGGCGCGCTGGCCTACGGCGCGGGCGTGCTGGCGTCCATGCTGGCGCTGGCCGCGCTGCTGCTGGCGCTGCGCGCCGGCGGCGAGCAGCTGGGCTGGGGCTTCCAGCTGCAGTCGCCCACCTTCGTCGCGGCGCTGGCGGCGCTGTTCACCCTGATCGGCCTGAACCTGGTGGGCGCCTACGGCCTGGGCGGCGCGCTGACCGGCCGCCTGGCGGGGCTGCAGGCCCGGCATCCGCTGGCCGACCAGGCGCTCACCGGCGTGCTCGCGGTCGTCGTCGCCTCGCCCTGCAGCGCCCCGTTCATGGGGGCGGCGCTCGGCGCGGCGCTCACCCTCGACACGCTGTCCGCCCTGTCGGTGTTCGCCGCGCTCGGCCTCGGCCTGGCGGCGCCCTACGTGGCGGCGGCGGCCTGGCCGCGGCTGGCGCGACGGCTGCCGCGCCCGGGGGCGTGGATGGCGACGCTGAAGACGCTGCTCGCCTTCCCGATCTTCGCCACCGTGGTCTGGTTGCTGTGGGTGCTGGGCCAGCAGGTGGGGCTGGACGGCGCGATGGCCTGGCTGGGCGTGCTGCTGGCGCTGGCCTTCTGCGCCTGGGCGTGGGCCGGGGCGGCGCTGGCGCGCGGCGGGCGGCTGGTGCTGGGCGGGCTGTCGCTGGCGGTGCTGGTGTGGGCCACCGCGGCCAGCCTGGCCTGGCTGGACACTGCGGAGCCGGCCGCGCCCGCGGTGGCGGCCGACACCCGCTGGCGGCCCTGGAGCCGCGCCGCCGTGGACGAGGCTCGCGGCCAGGGCCGGCCGGTGTTCGTCGACTTCACCGCGGCCTGGTGCGTCAGCTGCCAGGTCAACAAGCTGACCACGCTGTCGCGGCCCGAGTTGCTGGCCGACTTCGCCGACCGCCGCGTGCTGCTGCTGCGCGCCGACTGGACCCGCCGCGACGCCGCCATCACCGCCGAGCTGCAGCGCCTGGGCCGCAGCGGCGTGCCGGTCTACGTGCTGTACGGCACGGGCACCGAGCCGCCGCACCTGCTGCCGGAGGTGCTCACGGTCGCCGGCGTGCGGCAGGCGTTGTCCGGCTTGGCGCCGGCGCCCTGACGGGCCGCGCTCAGCCCAGCGCGACGAAGTTCACCGGCAGGCCGGGCACCTGCACCGACAACTGCAGCACGGCGCCCGACCAGGGGTGGCGCAGCACCTCGGCCTGCGGCCGGCCCTGCCGGGCGCTGGTGACGTAAAGGGTGCGCAGGTCCGGCCCACCGAAGCACGGCATGGTGGGGCAGCGCACCGGCAGCTCGATGGCCTGCAGCACCTCGCCGCCGGGGGGACAGCCGCAGCAGCCGGCCGCCCTCGTACATCGCCACCCAGAGGCAGCCGTCGCTGTCCATGGCGGCGCCGTCCGGCCGGCCGCCGTAGGGGACGGTGGGCTCGGCGCCAGGCGCCGGCTTGGGCGCGAAGCGGGCGAAGGGCCGGCGCCGCGACAGGCTGCCGTCGGCCGGCTCGAGATCGAAGGCGTCGATGGCGTGGGCGGTGGTGTCGGCCCAGAACAGCGTGCGGCCGTCGGGGCTGAAGGCCAGCCCATTGCCGACGGTGGCGCCGCCGGCCACCCGCTGCAGGCCGTCGAGGTCCAGCCGGTACAGCGAGGCCTCGCCCGGGCGCCGGGCGTCGTCCAACGTCGCCACCCAGAAGCGACCCTGCGGGTCGGCCTTGCCGTCGTTGAAGCGCTGCTGCGCCGGGTCGTAGGGAGGCCTGGCCAGGCGCCACTGGCGTCCGCTGTCCGGCTCGAAGCGCCAGAGGCCATCGCGCCGCGCCATCAGCAGGCCGCCCCCGAGCACCGGCGCCACGCAGGCGGGCTCGCTGTCGAAGGACCACTCGCGGTGGTCGCCGCGGGCCGGGTCGAAGCGGTTCAGCCGCCGACCGTCGATGTCGCACCAGTACAGCGCCGCCTCGCCGGGATGCCAGAACGGCGATTCACCGAGCGCGGACGGCGCGACGGGCAGGGCGACGGCTTCGTTCACGGCGCGCGGTCCAGCTCGGCCTTCAGGTAGTGCGAGCCCGCCACCGGGTTGAAGTAGTACGGCGGGATCTCCTCGAAGCCCAGCGACGCATAGAGCTCGCGCGCCGCTTCCATGTCGTCCAGCGTGTCGAGCAGCATCACCGAGAAGCCGGCGCTGCGCGCATGGTCCATCAGCGCCTGCGCCAGCTGGCGCCCCAGGCCGAAACGACGGAAGGCCCGGCGCACGTACAACCGCTTCATCTCGCAGGCGTTCGCATAGTCGCTGGCGGGCAAGGGGCGGACCGCGCCGCAGCCGGCCAGGGCGCCGTCCACCTCGGCCAGCAGCAGGGTGCCCAGCGGTGCCGCGTAGTCGCCGGGCAGGTCGGCCAGTTCGGCCTCGAAGCCCTGGAAGCCGAGGTCGATGCCGAGCGAGTCGCCGTATTCGCGAACGATCTGGCGCGCCTCGTCGAGCTCGGCCGGCGACCGCGGCTCGCGCAGCTGGATGACCGGGCCATCGTCGGCGCCGGCCGCCCGTCGTGGCTTCACAGCTGCAATACCCAGACCGCCAGCGCGGCGCAGCCGAACGCCAGCGCCAGCGCCAGCAGGCGCTGCGCGATGCCGTCCTGCGAGGCCGGCAGCGCATGCCCGGCCGGCGCCCACTGGTCGCCGTGCAGCATCGGCCCGATCAGGTTGCGCCGCTTGACCAGCAGGTAGGCGAACACCGCCACCACGTGCAGCACGGCCAGCGCGATGACCAGCCACTGCCCCGCCGCCTTGTGCCACCCGGTCGCGGCACTGGCCGTGGCCGTGGCGACGAAGCGGTTGAGCGGACCGATGTTGGCGATCTCGTCGTCGGCCACCAGGCCGGTGGCCACCTGCACCGCGAGCACCGCGAGCAGCCCCCACACCGACAGGCTGCCCAGCGGGCTGTGGCCCCAGTCGAAGCGGTCGCCGGGCGCCGGCCGGCCGCGCAGGTAGCGCCACAGCGCACCGGGTCCGTAGAAGAAGGTGCCGAAGCGCGACCAATGGCCGCCGAGCACGCCCCACAGCAGCCGGAACACCAGCAGCGCCATCACCGTCACCCCGAGGCGGAAATGCCAGACCATGGCGTTGCCGCCCACCTTGGCGGTCACGATGGCGCCGATGACGCAGACCGCCAGCGCCCAGTGGAACAGGCGTGTCGGCAGGTCCCAGACGCGCAGCCGGGTGCGCGACGGCGACACCGTGGAGGAGGGGCTGGCAGCGGAAGAAACGGTCGGGTTCATGGTGGCGTGTGGGCCCGGCCCTCGGCCGGCGAGGCCGCAACGATAGCGCCTGTCGCCGCGCGCGGCACCATGGAAGAAACTGCGGCCCGCGGTCGTATACCGTGCAGGGGAGGGAGGGCGACCGCCTGCCCGCCTCGGCTTCGCCGGCGTCGCCGGTGCTCAATACGGAGAATCTCCTTCATGAAGCAGACCCTTCTCGCCGGCGTGCTGGCCGTGGCCGGCCTGAGCGCCGCGGTGCCCGCCGCCGCCCAGTTCCAGAAACCGGAAGACGCAGTGAAGTACCGCCAGAGCGCCTTCACGGTGATGGGCACCCACTTCGGCCGTCTGGGCGCCATGGCCAACGGCCGCGTGCCGTTCGACGCCAGCGTCGCGCAGGCCAACGCCGACATCGTCTTCACCATGTCCCGCCTGCCGTGGCCGGCCTTCGGCGAGGGCACCAACGTCGGCAACACCAAGGCCAAGCCGGAAATCTGGAGCGAGAACGACAAGTTCCGCGCCGCCGCGCAGAAGCTGCAGGAAGAGGCCGGCAAGCTGCAGGTGGCCGCGCGCAGCGGCAACCTGGACCAGATCAAGGCCGCCTTCGGGGCCACCGCGCAGAGCTGCAAGGCCTGCCACGACAACTACCGCAAGGAGTGACGTCGGCCCCCGGCCCTTCGTCTACAGGGGGGTCACGCCCCGCGGGGGTGCTCAGCCGGGTCGGGGCGACCCGGCGCCGGCTGAGCCGCACCCGACCCGGTCCTCGGTCAACGGGGCTGCAGCAGCACCCGGCCCTCGACCAGCGGCTGCACCCGGCCGCCCACCCACAGCGTACCGTCGTCGTCTTCCTGAAGGACCACGCGGCCGTCGGCGCCGACGCAGCGGCCCTGCGCGGCGACGTAGCGACGCGGCAGGCGGCCGTCGGCCATCAGCCAGCGCGCCAGGTTGGCCTGCAGGCTGCCGGTGACCGGGTCCTCCGGGATGCCGATCATGGCGGCGAAGAAGCGCACCTCGACGTCGGCCGGGCCGCCCGGCCGGTGGCGGCCGACCACGCCCACCTTGGCCAGGGTCTTCAGTGCCGCATGGTCGGGCTGCAGGCCCAGCACCCGGTCGGCGCTGTCCAGTTCCAGCGCCAGCTGCGCAAAGCCGCTGTCCAGCCAGGCCACCGCCCGCACCGCCTCGGGCGACAGCCCGAGCGCCCGCAGTACCGCGTCCACCACCGCGGCGTCGGCCGGCCGCACCACCACCGGCGGGGCGGCGAAGGCCAGGCCATCGTCCTCGCGCCGCACCCGCACCCGACCGACGGCGCATTGCTGCACCACCTCCGTCGGCCGCCGCGGCCGACCGCCGGCGGCCAGCCAGGCGTGGCAGGACCCGAGCGTCGGGTGGCCGGCGAAGGGCAGCTCGCCACCCGGGGTGAAGATGCGCACCCGGTAGTCCGCCTCGGCGTCGGTGGGCGGCAGCAGGAAGGTCGTTTCCGACAGCCGGGTCCAGCCGGCGAACGCCTGCATCGCCTCGTCGCTCAGGCCCACTGCGTCGTGCACGACCGCCAACGGGTTGCCGGCCAGCGGCCGCGGTGCGAAAACATCGACCTGGTCGAAACGGCGGGTGATCGCAGGGGCCATGCGGGATTGTGCGCACGCCTTGGCGGCGCGATTGCCCCCGTTGCCAGCGCCGTCAACTGCAAGCAAACGTGTTCGTCGTAACATCCACCGCGATGTCGCAGTTCCCATCCAGCCGCGCCCTGCCCCAGGACGCGGAGGCCTTCAGGTCCACCCTGCCGCTCGGCGAAGCGGACCTGGTGCGGCTCAGCGACTTCCAGCGCTACCTGCGCGAGGTGGCCACCGACGACGACCCCGACACCGGCGGCACCCGGCTGACCTCGCTCAGCCCCTCGCTGCTGGCCGACCTGCAGCGCTTCACCCAGCCCGGCCGCCAGACCGAACTGCTCGAGGTGGTGGCCGCCTGCATGCGCCATGCGCGGCCGCTGAGCATCCACCTCGGGCAGGACGAACGGGTCCTGCGCCTGAGCCTGTTCCCGCTGGAGCGGGTGGCGCACTGCACGCTGCCGATGGCCGAGTTCCTGCAGAGCCGCCTGCTGGAACTGCAGGTGCTGCACGTGGAACCCGCGGTGATACCGGCGCCCGGGCAGCGTTTCGGCGCGCTGGTGGCCGAGGCCGACCAGTTCCACCCGCTGGCGCCGCTGACCTGGCACCTGGCGCTGCACGGCTCTCGCGAGGAGCTGCTGCCCGAGATCGCCGGCCTGGCGGCCTACCGCGTCGCGCCCGGCGTGGACCTGGCGCCGCTGGCGCTCGGCGGCGTGCTGCGCACGGCGGTCGAACGGCTGCAGCGGCAGAGCACCAACCTGCGCGCGCTGGCCGAATGGCCGGGCTTCGACCGCGGCCGCGCCACCCGGCTGCTCAACGCGCTGTACCTGCAGGCCGGGCTGATCGTCAGCCGCAGCCACCCCGCGGCGGCCGGCGAACCGAGCTGAGGCTTCGGCCCCTCAAGCGGCCGGGGACAACGCGCGCTGCCGCGTCGCCAGCACGGCCGCCAGCCCCAGCACCGCCGCCGACGCCACCAGGCCGCGCGCCAGCCCGGCACCGTCGGACAACCAGCCGGTCCACAGCGGACCGATCACCTGTCCGAGCGCGAACACCACGGTGAACGCGGCGATGCCGCCGCTCCAGCCGGCCGGCGGCGTGTTCAGCCGCACCAGCGCCGTCGTGGCGCCCGGCACCTGCAGGAAGATGGCACCGAAGCCCAGGCCGGAGGCGAACACCGCCCACGGCGCGGCGCTCAGCGCCGGCAGCACGCAGGCCACCGCCAGCAGCGCGTTGAGCAGCGCCATCGGCCGCCCGCTGCGGTGGCGCTGCAGCAGCCCCGACCAGAGGAAGGACGAGGCCACCACGCCGGCGCCCAGCAGAGCGTAGAACACCGTGACCTGCGCTGACGGCAGGCCCTGCTCGCGCAGCAGCGCGACGACGAAGGTCATGTAGCCGATGTAGCCGATGCCGAACCCGGCGTAGGACAGCAGCCCGAAGACGAAGTCGCGCCAGCGGAAGGCCGCCGGGGTGCCGGCGGCGGGCGACGGCGCGGCCGC
The sequence above is a segment of the Aquabacterium sp. J223 genome. Coding sequences within it:
- a CDS encoding cytochrome b/b6 domain-containing protein, with translation MNPTVSSAASPSSTVSPSRTRLRVWDLPTRLFHWALAVCVIGAIVTAKVGGNAMVWHFRLGVTVMALLVFRLLWGVLGGHWSRFGTFFYGPGALWRYLRGRPAPGDRFDWGHSPLGSLSVWGLLAVLAVQVATGLVADDEIANIGPLNRFVATATASAATGWHKAAGQWLVIALAVLHVVAVFAYLLVKRRNLIGPMLHGDQWAPAGHALPASQDGIAQRLLALALAFGCAALAVWVLQL
- a CDS encoding c-type cytochrome, whose amino-acid sequence is MKQTLLAGVLAVAGLSAAVPAAAQFQKPEDAVKYRQSAFTVMGTHFGRLGAMANGRVPFDASVAQANADIVFTMSRLPWPAFGEGTNVGNTKAKPEIWSENDKFRAAAQKLQEEAGKLQVAARSGNLDQIKAAFGATAQSCKACHDNYRKE
- a CDS encoding PhzF family phenazine biosynthesis protein; the encoded protein is MAPAITRRFDQVDVFAPRPLAGNPLAVVHDAVGLSDEAMQAFAGWTRLSETTFLLPPTDAEADYRVRIFTPGGELPFAGHPTLGSCHAWLAAGGRPRRPTEVVQQCAVGRVRVRREDDGLAFAAPPVVVRPADAAVVDAVLRALGLSPEAVRAVAWLDSGFAQLALELDSADRVLGLQPDHAALKTLAKVGVVGRHRPGGPADVEVRFFAAMIGIPEDPVTGSLQANLARWLMADGRLPRRYVAAQGRCVGADGRVVLQEDDDGTLWVGGRVQPLVEGRVLLQPR
- a CDS encoding YbfB/YjiJ family MFS transporter, which produces MQGVGTALRLSLAAAVSLGIARFAYALLLPPMRADLQWSYTVAGALNTANALGYLVGALLAPAAMRRLGDGRSLLLGSAAASLGLLATAASRDTAVLMALRGLTGVASALVFVSGGLLAARLAAGAGSRGGLLLALYYGGTGFGILLAALAVPACEALMAARGGGPAWPLAWAVLGLACAAATLALRRPVAQVPAAAPSPAAGTPAAFRWRDFVFGLLSYAGFGIGYIGYMTFVVALLREQGLPSAQVTVFYALLGAGVVASSFLWSGLLQRHRSGRPMALLNALLAVACVLPALSAAPWAVFASGLGFGAIFLQVPGATTALVRLNTPPAGWSGGIAAFTVVFALGQVIGPLWTGWLSDGAGLARGLVASAAVLGLAAVLATRQRALSPAA